In Oryza sativa Japonica Group chromosome 3, ASM3414082v1, one DNA window encodes the following:
- the LOC4331953 gene encoding J domain-containing protein required for chloroplast accumulation response 1, which produces MAAAERPSRSDVDFADVFGGPPRRSSGHDSLRRSSMDSSFGSATKGRSGAEERPVFGDRTSSDRRRQLGQEFYKDIFAGSESMSPRRGGAAGDLDVFGAQASPGSTSRLHSSFSMKFNGGLDSSVPTSPSRHTSNKNDDGISYAYSVPTSPNSSMNSFLAQGAPQQDSTKNPFSWHRYPFLSRFRSNSGDKKDTSHYVSSMDSEYEGTPVSLESSIANNKFHFSFYKWGGKGAVLVLPTTAQENAGDIVGVRSFPQVIVQGMDLIDEEDSTSTATGASKSQTDYEDYKSGKDVSLGALLKTKDGALPLAFDDYVLGDKSEESGTKHNTNNAKNNVLGASPSSKSSRSPSGEKSRGSRVKGKVKDFMKIFSPESSPKSKRDRTSSGKNGSKSGPEDKFSISNSEVDDNVRTANMNKQNVFPPVPSPISEAQDRTEIPVFTVDNEMDSKADFGRKEVTPPSFDESSDAQTKYKVDEITDLAEGPVEDLEECVVEDVSEDFILRNNEEKEQIKISESKIWEWSKGKEGNIRSLLSTLQYVLWPESGWKPVPLVDIIEGAAVKKAYQKALLCLHPDKLQQRGAAMHQKYIAEKVFDILQEAWKEFNTVTFG; this is translated from the exons atggcggcggcggagcgcccGAGCAGGTCCGACGTCGACTTCGCCGACGTCTTCGGCGGCCCGCCCCGCCGCTCGTCCGGGCACGACAGCCTGAGGCGCTCGTCGATGGACTCGTCGTTCGGCTCAGCGACGAAGGGGAGGAGCGGGGCAGAGGAGAGGCCCGTGTTCGGGGACCGCACGAGCTCCGACCGGAGGAGGCAGCTCGGGCAGGAATTCTACAAGGACATATTCGCCGGGAGCGAGTCGATGTCACCTAggcggggaggcgcggcgggggATCTGGATGTGTTTGGTGCGCAGGCCTCACCCGGTTCCACCAGCCGCCTGCATTCGAG CTTCTCCATGAAGTTCAACGGAGGCCTGGACAGTTCTGTCCCTACTTCTCCATCTCGGCATACATCCAACAAAAACGATGATGGAATATCATATGCTTACAGTGTTCCAACTTCACCTAATTCATCCATGAACAGCTTTCTAGCCCAAGGGGCACCCCAACAAGATTCCACAAAGAATCCTTTTTCATGGCATCGCTATCCCTTCTTATCCCGGTTTCGCTCTAACAGTGGAGATAAGAAGGACACCTCCCATTATGTCAGCTCTATGGACAGTGAATACGAAGGGACTCCTGTTAGCTTGGAAAGTAGCATTGCCAATAACAAGTTCCATTTTTCATTCTATAAATGGGGAGGGAAAGGTGCCGTTTTGGTATTGCCAACTACTGCACAGGAAAATGCTGGTGATATTGTTGGAGTAAGGAGTTTCCCTCAAGTGATTGTGCAAGGTATGGACCTAATTGATGAAGAAGATAGCACGTCAACTGCCACTGGAGCATCAAAGAGTCAGACTGATTACGAAGACTACAAATCTGGGAAAGATGTCTCGTTAGGGGCACTCTTAAAAACCAAGGATGGAGCCCTTCCTTTAGCTTTTGATGACTACGTGCTAGGCGATAAATCTGAAGAATCAG GAACAAAACATAACACCAATAATGCAAAGAACAATGTATTAGGAGCTAGCCCCAGCTCTAAAAGTTCTCGGTCACCTTCAGGAGAGAAAAGTCGTGGCAGCAGAGTGAAAGGAAAAGTAAAGGACTTCATGAAAATATTTAGTCCTGAGAGTTCACCGAAGAGCAAACGAGATCGGACATCCAGTGGGAAAAACGGAAGCAAAAGTGGTCCTGAAGATAAATTTAGCATATCCAATTCGGAGGTCGATGACAATGTCAGAACAGCCAATATGAACAAGCAGAATGTGTTCCCTCCTGTACCCTCTCCA ATCAGCGAAGCACAAGACAGGACGGAGATACCGGTTTTTACAGTGGATAATGAAATGGATTCAAAGGCAGATTTTGGAAGAAAAGAAGTTACACCTCCCTCTTTTGATG AGTCAAGCGATGCCCAAACAAAATATAAGGTAGATGAGATAACAGATCTTGCGGAAGGTCCAGTGGAAGATCTTGAAGAATGTGTG GTTGAGGATGTCTCTGAAGATTTTATTCTTCGTAATAATGAGGAAAAAGAGCAAATAAAG ATTTCTGAATCCAAAATCTGGGAATGGTCAAAGGGAAAAGAAGGAAATATTAGGTCATTGCTTTCTACACTACAATAT GTTCTATGGCCTGAGAGTGGATGGAAACCAGTCCCCCTTGTTGATATAATTGAAGGAGCAGCTGTTAAGAAGGCCTATCAGAAGGCATTGTTATGCCTTCATCCAGATAAGTTGCAACAACGAGGAGCTGCTATGCATCAGAAGTATATAGCAGAAAAGGTTTTTGACATTCTACAG gaggCATGGAAAGAATTCAATACAGTTACTTTTGGATAG
- the LOC4331955 gene encoding deSI-like protein At4g17486: MKLRPKRPGWKSLMPLQLSRKSALRFFLFPKVQAAGQSPDDTPVYLNVYDLTPMNGYVYWAGLGIFHSGIEVHGVEYAFGAHDYPSSGVFEVEPRQCPGFRFRKSIFLGTTCLDPIQVRQFMELQSVNYNGDTYHLITKNCNHFCKDMCYKLTGNKIPKWVNRLARIGAICNCLLPESLKISPVGHDPNSRPEDCEKRRLRNPLSCFSSISSQRQLPPSSPFPTSPVKEPLAYSSSRKSSAPSLRNR; the protein is encoded by the exons ATGAAGTTAAGGCCAAAAAGACCTGGATGGAAGTCACTTATGCCTCTGCAGTTGAGCAGGAAATCTGCACTGCGTTTCTTTTTGTTTCCCAAGGTTCAGGCTGCGGGTCAATCTCCAGATGACACACCAGTTTATCTTAATGTGTATGATTTAACACCCATGAATGGCTATGTATATTGGGCAGGCCTTGGTATATTTCACTCCGGAATTGAAG TTCATGGTGTTGAATATGCATTTGGAGCACATGACTACCCCTCAAGTGGAGTATTTGAAGTAGAGCCTCGTCAATGCCCTGGTTTCAGATTCAGGAAATCGATATTTCTCGGTACAACATGCTTAGATCCCATTCAAGTTAGGCAATTCATGGAGCTACAGTCAGTGAACTACAATGGAGATACTTACCACCTTATCACAAAGAACTGCAACCACTTTTGCAAGGACATGTGTTACAAATTGACTGGTAACAAAATTCCAAAATGGGTAAATCGCCTCGCCAGAATAG GTGCCATTTGCAACTGCCTTCTGCCAGAATCACTCAAGATATCCCCAGTCGGCCATGATCCAAACAGTCGACCTGAAGATTGTGAGAAAAGGCGGCTGAGGAACCCGTTGAGCTGCTTCTCTTCGATCTCGAGCCAGAGGCAGCTGCCCCCATCTTCCCCGTTCCCGACATCACCTGTGAAAGAGCCTCTTGCGTACAGTTCATCAAGGAAATCCAGCGCTCCATCACTGAGGAATAGGTAG
- the LOC4331956 gene encoding homeobox-leucine zipper protein HOX12, with amino-acid sequence MSREEDEKLLFPSFAFPAECFPEAATSGGEQKKARQRRRRKVKPEAAAALAGESGGDEQAKKRRLSDEQARFLEMSFKKERKLETPRKVQLAAELGLDAKQVAVWFQNRRARHKSKLMEEEFAKLRSAHDAVVLQNCHLETELLKLKERLADVEEEKAKLAAVAAATTGGGGGGGGGSSSPTSSSFSTVTYHPALAGQFGVEAAAEEADLTYMSEYAYNSYMLELAAAGYCGGVYDQFS; translated from the exons ATGAGCCGTGAGGAGGATGAGAAGCTGCTGTTCCCTTCGTTCGCCTTCCCGGCGGAGTGCTTCCCGGAAGCCGCCACCTCCG GTGGCGAGCAGAAGAAggctcggcagcggcggaggaggaaggtgaagcCGGAAGCGGCGGCAGCGTTGGCTGGAGAGAGCGGAGGGGATGAGcaggcgaagaagcggcggcTGAGCGACGAGCAGGCGCGGTTTCTGGAGATGAGCTTCAAGAAGGAGCGGAAGCTGGAGACGCCGCGCAAGGTGCAGCTCGCCGCGGAGCTGGGCCTCGACGCCAAGCAGGTCGCCGTCTGGTTCCAGAACCGCCGCGCCCGCCACAAGAGCAAGCTCATGGAGGAGGAGTTCGCCAAGCTCCGCTCCGCCCACGACGCCGTCGTCCTCCAGAACTGCCACCTCGAGACCGAG TTGCTGAAGCTGAAGGAGAGGCTGGCGGATgtagaggaggagaaggcgaagCTAGCAGCTGTCgccgcggcgacgaccggcggcggtggtggcggcggcggcggcagcagcagcccgacctcgtcgtcgttctCCACGGTGACGTACCACCCGGCGCTGGCGGGGCAGttcggcgtggaggcggcggccgaggaggccGACCTCACCTACATGAGTGAGTACGCGTACAACAGCTACATgctggagttggcggcggccggctacTGCGGCGGGGTCTACGACCAATTCAGCTGA